A portion of the Luxibacter massiliensis genome contains these proteins:
- a CDS encoding Wadjet anti-phage system protein JetD domain-containing protein, whose protein sequence is MSEEQNERMEYYREKILTWLAEAYRKSKKDRGDNVIRRRTALNPEKICPQYRQNDGEIEEITALNEAAESCAQMGFLNFKTKKFSHEIETIYLEDLQIEEVEAYLKAEYGYESKQDKREIVRKMIRQYEGKSPAASQICRELEEELEQNRIPKQYEQTEEILKALVFIENNQTPLFLREVSMMIYGTSKYFEEKMFDTVCRKLRKYLERPCPADEMPGEILEDYFIYPEQQRLCMKGNVALKKCGELIELGAFPGGVEFAAEELADIEGIFVRGTLFITVENKTAYYRCKKKDAVFFYLGGYVSRMQREFLKKVIEENPQLAFLHFGDIDSGGFYIHEHLCRMTGKAFGLWHMSVEELRNPKYEKCLQKLTIQDKRRLRKIAGKEPYKESAEYMLEKDVKLEQEIVSYYLAEEYRDFTISAKEVNE, encoded by the coding sequence ATGTCGGAAGAACAGAACGAGCGGATGGAATATTACAGAGAAAAGATTTTAACATGGCTTGCAGAAGCATATCGCAAGAGTAAGAAGGATCGTGGAGACAATGTGATTCGCAGGCGTACAGCGTTAAATCCAGAAAAGATTTGTCCGCAATATCGTCAGAATGATGGTGAGATTGAGGAAATCACGGCCTTGAATGAGGCGGCTGAATCTTGTGCGCAAATGGGATTTCTGAATTTCAAAACGAAGAAATTCAGTCATGAGATTGAGACAATCTATCTGGAAGATCTGCAGATTGAGGAGGTAGAAGCCTATTTAAAGGCGGAGTATGGGTATGAATCAAAACAGGATAAGCGGGAAATAGTCAGGAAAATGATACGGCAGTATGAAGGGAAATCTCCGGCTGCTTCCCAAATATGCCGGGAATTAGAAGAGGAGCTGGAGCAGAACCGGATTCCAAAGCAGTACGAACAGACCGAAGAAATCCTGAAGGCGCTTGTGTTCATAGAGAATAACCAGACACCGCTATTTTTGCGGGAAGTATCGATGATGATTTATGGGACATCGAAATATTTTGAAGAGAAGATGTTTGATACCGTATGCAGGAAGCTGAGGAAGTATTTAGAACGCCCTTGCCCGGCAGACGAGATGCCAGGTGAAATCCTGGAAGATTATTTCATATATCCGGAGCAGCAGCGACTTTGTATGAAAGGGAATGTTGCGCTGAAAAAGTGTGGAGAGTTGATAGAGCTTGGCGCATTCCCGGGCGGGGTGGAGTTTGCAGCAGAGGAACTCGCTGATATCGAAGGGATTTTCGTCAGGGGAACCTTATTTATAACGGTCGAAAATAAGACGGCATATTACAGATGTAAAAAGAAGGATGCTGTATTTTTCTACCTCGGTGGTTATGTCAGCCGTATGCAGAGAGAGTTTCTGAAAAAGGTAATAGAGGAGAACCCGCAGCTTGCGTTTCTTCATTTTGGTGATATTGATTCTGGAGGATTTTATATTCATGAGCACTTGTGCCGGATGACGGGCAAAGCATTTGGATTGTGGCATATGTCGGTAGAGGAACTTCGGAATCCTAAATACGAGAAATGTCTGCAGAAACTGACGATTCAGGATAAGAGACGTTTGCGAAAGATTGCCGGGAAGGAGCCATATAAAGAAAGTGCGGAGTATATGCTTGAGAAGGATGTGAAGCTGGAGCAGGAAATTGTGAGTTATTATCTGGCGGAGGAGTATAGGGATTTTACAATTTCTGCGAAAGAAGTCAATGAATGA
- a CDS encoding ATP-binding protein: MVHREYSFRASTFISLYADRLEFTSIGGLVSGVTLKDVKMGISVCRNAKLANVFYRLELIEVYGTGIMKIRDAYEGTEMTPQIETSDNAFKIILPNLNANTKPKKTNQITPQKDTPEEKVIALTKERSFVTRKEVEILLGIGQSSSGRLLKKMTENGQIVQEGKGKNTHYLLPQ; the protein is encoded by the coding sequence TTGGTTCATCGCGAATATTCCTTCCGTGCCAGCACGTTCATCAGTCTTTATGCTGACAGACTTGAATTCACCTCTATCGGTGGTCTAGTAAGCGGTGTAACCTTAAAAGATGTAAAAATGGGGATTTCCGTCTGCCGGAATGCTAAACTGGCAAATGTATTCTACCGCCTGGAGCTGATAGAAGTCTACGGAACAGGAATTATGAAAATTAGAGATGCATATGAAGGAACCGAAATGACTCCTCAAATTGAAACATCCGACAACGCCTTTAAAATCATTCTTCCTAACCTAAACGCAAATACTAAACCAAAAAAAACAAACCAAATCACTCCCCAAAAAGATACGCCTGAAGAAAAAGTAATTGCTCTGACAAAAGAACGAAGTTTTGTTACCAGAAAAGAAGTTGAAATACTGCTTGGGATAGGTCAGTCTTCATCCGGACGACTTTTAAAGAAAATGACAGAAAATGGTCAGATTGTACAAGAAGGCAAGGGAAAAAACACCCATTACCTTCTTCCACAATAA
- a CDS encoding site-specific integrase has protein sequence MNWKILRYTYATTILKAGYSLKSVLKTLGHTKKGFTTDYYVDMKELIRDCQPDIMVKEPDKEMLIWDWNLTEKMEMLL, from the coding sequence ATGAATTGGAAAATTTTAAGATACACGTATGCTACAACAATTTTAAAAGCAGGATATTCATTAAAATCGGTCTTAAAAACACTTGGGCATACTAAAAAAGGATTTACTACAGATTATTATGTCGATATGAAAGAATTAATCAGGGACTGCCAGCCTGACATTATGGTTAAGGAACCTGATAAAGAAATGTTAATATGGGATTGGAATTTGACAGAAAAGATGGAGATGCTGTTGTAA
- the uvrB gene encoding excinuclease ABC subunit UvrB, which translates to MSEEKIFKLESPYQPTGDQPQAIEQLVKGFKEGNQCQTLLGVTGSGKTFTMANVIQELNKPTLIIAHNKTLAAQLYGEFKEFFPNNAVEYFVSYYDYYQPEAYVPSSDTYIAKDSSINDEIDKLRLSATMALAERRDVIIVASVSCIYGLGSPVDYQNMVISLRPGMTKDRDEVMAKLIEIQYDRNEMDFHRGTFRVRGDVMEVIPANSADTAVRIEWFGDEVDRITEIDILTGEIKDELKHVAIFPASHYVVDKENISRAVKAIEEELEERVREFKGRDKLLEAQRIAERTNFDIEMLKETGFCSGIENYSRHLAGLSPGQAPYTLIDYFPDDFIMMIDESHKTIPQIGGMYAGDQSRKSTLVDYGFRLPSAKDNRPLNFSEFEGKINQIMFVSATPGPYEQEHELLRAEQVIRPTGLLDPQVEVRPVEGQIDDLVGEINKEVSRKNKVLVTTLTKRMAEDLTDYMREVGIRVKYLHSDVDTLERSEIIRDMRLDVFDVLVGINLLREGLDIPEITLVAILDADKEGFLRSETSLIQTIGRAARNAQGHVIMYADTVTESMRNAMDETLRRREIQMKYNEEHGITPQTIQKSVRDLISISKKAAAEEMRIEKDPESMSRKELEKLIADMSKQMKKAAAELDFETAAELRDRLIELKRTLNEMDD; encoded by the coding sequence ATGAGTGAAGAAAAAATCTTTAAATTAGAATCCCCATATCAGCCGACAGGAGATCAGCCACAGGCCATTGAACAGCTTGTAAAAGGATTTAAGGAAGGCAACCAATGCCAGACTTTACTAGGGGTTACGGGCTCTGGTAAGACATTCACGATGGCGAATGTAATACAGGAATTGAACAAGCCGACACTGATCATTGCACACAATAAAACACTCGCTGCACAGCTTTACGGGGAGTTCAAAGAATTTTTCCCCAATAACGCGGTGGAGTATTTTGTATCCTATTACGACTACTACCAACCCGAGGCCTACGTCCCTTCATCAGACACTTACATTGCCAAGGACTCCTCTATTAACGATGAGATTGATAAGCTCCGTCTCTCCGCCACCATGGCATTGGCGGAACGCCGCGATGTGATCATTGTTGCCAGTGTTTCCTGTATCTACGGCCTGGGAAGTCCTGTAGATTATCAGAATATGGTAATTTCTCTGCGTCCTGGAATGACAAAGGACAGGGATGAGGTGATGGCCAAGCTCATCGAGATTCAATATGACAGAAATGAGATGGACTTCCACCGGGGAACATTCCGTGTGCGGGGGGATGTCATGGAAGTAATACCGGCAAATTCAGCAGACACAGCTGTGAGGATTGAGTGGTTTGGGGATGAAGTGGACCGTATTACAGAGATTGACATCCTGACAGGGGAGATTAAGGATGAGCTGAAGCATGTGGCCATTTTCCCGGCTTCCCATTATGTGGTGGACAAAGAGAATATCAGCCGTGCGGTAAAGGCCATTGAAGAAGAATTGGAGGAGCGGGTCAGGGAGTTCAAGGGCAGGGACAAGCTCCTGGAAGCACAGAGAATTGCAGAAAGGACTAATTTTGACATAGAGATGCTCAAGGAGACTGGGTTTTGTTCAGGGATAGAGAATTATTCCCGGCATCTGGCCGGGTTGTCCCCAGGGCAGGCTCCCTATACGCTGATAGATTATTTTCCCGATGATTTTATTATGATGATAGATGAATCGCATAAGACGATCCCACAGATTGGCGGGATGTATGCAGGCGACCAGTCCCGGAAGTCCACACTGGTAGATTATGGTTTCCGCCTTCCTTCTGCAAAGGATAACCGACCTTTGAATTTTAGTGAGTTCGAAGGAAAGATAAACCAGATTATGTTTGTTTCAGCTACGCCAGGGCCTTATGAGCAGGAACATGAATTGCTGCGGGCAGAACAGGTGATACGGCCCACAGGCCTGTTGGACCCTCAGGTGGAAGTGCGCCCGGTAGAAGGGCAGATTGATGACTTGGTGGGTGAGATTAACAAAGAAGTTTCCAGGAAAAACAAAGTTCTTGTGACGACCTTGACTAAAAGGATGGCTGAGGATCTGACAGACTATATGCGGGAAGTGGGGATCAGGGTAAAATATCTCCATTCGGATGTAGATACCCTTGAGCGTTCTGAGATTATACGTGATATGCGCCTTGATGTATTTGATGTGCTGGTAGGGATCAATCTTTTAAGGGAGGGCCTTGATATTCCAGAGATTACATTGGTAGCGATTCTGGATGCTGACAAGGAGGGATTTCTGCGTTCAGAGACTTCCCTGATCCAGACGATAGGGCGGGCGGCCCGAAATGCGCAGGGCCATGTAATTATGTATGCAGATACCGTGACAGAATCTATGCGAAATGCCATGGATGAGACGCTGCGGAGACGGGAAATCCAGATGAAATATAATGAAGAGCATGGGATAACTCCCCAGACAATCCAGAAGTCAGTAAGGGATCTGATCAGCATTTCAAAGAAAGCTGCAGCAGAAGAGATGCGGATAGAAAAAGATCCAGAGTCAATGAGCAGAAAGGAGTTGGAGAAACTCATCGCAGATATGTCAAAGCAGATGAAGAAAGCAGCGGCGGAGTTAGATTTTGAGACTGCGGCAGAGCTGCGTGACAGGCTTATAGAACTGAAAAGGACACTCAATGAGATGGATGATTAA